The proteins below are encoded in one region of Juglans microcarpa x Juglans regia isolate MS1-56 chromosome 4D, Jm3101_v1.0, whole genome shotgun sequence:
- the LOC121261228 gene encoding serine/arginine-rich splicing factor RSZ22-like, whose product MTRIYVGNLDPRVSERDLEDEFRVFGVIESVWVARRPPGYAFIDFEDRRDAEDAIRELDGKNGWRVELSHNSRGGGGGRGGGGGGGRGRSGGSDLKCYECGEPGHFARECRLRVGSGRRRSRSPPRYRRSPSYGRRSYSPSGRSPRRRSLTPRGRSYSKSPPYRGRGREEVPYANGNGLRDRRRSRS is encoded by the exons ATGACTCGCATATACGTGGGAAACTTGGATCCACGAGTTAGTGAGAGGGATCTTGAGGATGAATTTCGTGTTTTCGGAGTTATAGAAAG TGTATGGGTTGCACGGAGGCCACCAGGTTATGCTTTTATTGACTTTGAGGACCGTAGGGATGCAGAGGATGCAATCCGTGAGCTAGATG GCAAGAACGGCTGGAGAGTTGAACTTTCTCACAACTCTAGAGGTGGGGGTGGTGGtcgtggaggtggaggtggaggtgggcGAGGTCGCTCTGGAGGTTCTGATTTGAAGTGCTATGAGTGTGGTGAGCCTGGTCATTTTGCTCGTGAGTGTCGTCTGCGTGTTGGGTCGGGACGGCGTCGTAGTCGCAGCCCCCCTCGATATCGAAGAAGCCCAAGTTATGGTCGAAG GAGTTACAGTCCTAGTGGACGATCCCCTAGACGCCGCAGTTTGACACCTCGTGGGCGCAGCTACAGCAAGTCACCTCCGTACCGTGGGCGTGGACGTGAGGAAGTGCCATATGCTAATGG AAATGGTCTTAGGGATCGACGCCGAAGCAGGAGCTGA